A single region of the Gasterosteus aculeatus chromosome 1, fGasAcu3.hap1.1, whole genome shotgun sequence genome encodes:
- the LOC120815768 gene encoding N-chimaerin, which translates to MALNVFDHDEYRPPVWKSYLYQLQQEAPHPRRLTCTCEVDNRPKYYGREYHGMISREDADQWLSQAEGSYLIRESQRQPGTYTLALRFGNQTRNFRLYHDGKHFVGEKRFESIHDLVTDGLITLYIETKAAEYIAKMTINPIYEHVGYTTLNQEPTLKKHLPQSPDAPDGPVPPKDDRQAEERLTALVRRATLRESDLAPKYEKVHNFKVHTFRGPHWCEYCANFMWGLIAQGVKCADCGLNVHKQCSKVVPNDCQPDLRHVKKVYSCDLTTLVKAHNTKRPMVVDMCIQEIEARGLQSEGLYRISGFSELIEDVKLAFDRDGEKADISSNAYEDLNIIAGALKLYFRELPIPLITYDAYPHFIETGKIADAEKRLESLHEALKLLPPAHCETLRYLMAHLKRVTEYEKENLMSSENLGIVFGPTLMRAPGLDAMTALNDIRYQRLVVETLIKNEDVLF; encoded by the exons ATGGCTCTGAATGTGTTTG aTCATGATGAATACAGGCCACCCGTGTGGAAGTCTTACT TGTACCAGCTCCAGCAGGAGGCGCCTCACCCACGCAGACTCACCTGCACCTGTGAG GTGGACAACCGGCCCAAATACTATGGAAGAGA GTACCATGGGATGATCTCCAGAGAAGATGCCGACCAGTGGCTGAGTCAGGCCGAAGGCAGCTACCTCATCAGAGAGAGTCAGAGACAGCCGGGCACCTACACGCTGGCTCTAAG GTTCGGGAACCAGACGAGAAACTTCCGTCTCTACCACGACGGGAAGCACTTTGTTGGAGAAAAGAGGTTCGAGTCCATCCACGACCTGGTCACCGACGGCCTCATCACGCTCTACATCGAGACCAAG GCAGCGGAGTACATCGCTAAGATGACCATAAACCCCATCTACGAACACGTTGGCTACACTACGCTGAACCAGGAGCCCACTCTGAAAAAACACCTGCCACAAAGCCCCGACGCCCCGGATGGCCCCGTCCCGCCCAAAGACGACCGCCAGGCCGAGGAGAGG CTCACGGCGCTGGTGCGGCGGGCCACCCTGAGGGAGAGCGACTTGGCGCCCAAGTACGAGAAGGTCCACAACTTCAAG GTTCATACATTCAGAGGCCCCCACTGGTGTGAGTACTGCGCTAACTTCATGTGGGGTCTCATCGCTCAGGGAGTCAAGTGTGCAG ACTGCGGGTTAAACGTCCACAAGCAGTGCTCCAAAGTCGTGCCCAACGACTGCCAGCCGGACCTGCGGCACGTGAAGAAGGTGTACAGCTGCGACCTGACCACGCTGGTGAAGGCCCACAACACCAAGCGGCCCATGGTGGTGGACATGTGCATACAGGAGATCGAGGCTCGGG GTCTGCAGTCGGAGGGCTTGTACAGGATATCTGGCTTCAGTGAGCTGATTGAAGACGTCAAGCTGGCGTTTGACAGAG ATGGAGAGAAGGCGGACATTTCCTCAAATGCTTACGAGGACCTCAACATCATTGCCGGAGCCCTCAAGCTCTACTTCAGGGAGCTGCCTATTCCGCTCATCACGTACGACGCCTACCCGCACTTCATCGAAACAGGAA AGATCGCAGACGCCGAGAAGCGACTGGAGTCTCTGCACGAGGCCTTAAAGCTGCTGCCGCCGGCCCACTGCGAGACGCTGCGATACCTCATGGCTCACCTCAAGAG GGTGACCGAGTACGAGAAGGAGAACCTCATGTCCAGCGAGAACCTGGGAATCGTCTTCGGCCCGACCCTGATGAGGGCCCCCGGGCTGGACGCCATGACGGCGCTCAACGACATCCGATACCAGAGACTTGTGGTGGAAACGCTCATTAAAAACGAAGATGTGCTTTTCTGA